In Aulosira sp. FACHB-615, the DNA window TGTTTTCCGCAGTCCCAAAGCTTGCAAAATGCTATAGCAGACAGGGATTTCGTTTTCTGGTGCTTCTGTGAGGGAGACGCGGATGGTGTCACCAATGCCATCTGCTAGTAAGGTGGCAATACCCGCAGTAGACTTGATTCTGCCGTATTCACCATCACCTGCTTCTGTGACACCCAAATGTAAAGGATAGTCCATACCTAATTCGTCCATCCGCTTGGCTAACAGACGATAGGCGGCTACCATCACGGGAACGCGAGAGGCTTTCATGGAAACCACTAAGTTGCGGAAATCTAATGATTCACAAATGCGAATGAATTCTAAAGCCGATTCCACCATTCCTTCTGGAGTATCACCGTAGGTAAATAGCATTCTTTCCGCTAGGGAACCATGATTTACCCCAATCCGCATCGCTTTGCCTTGGTCGCGCAAGGAAACTACTAGAGGTTCTAGAGTTTCGCGGATTTTATCGCCAATTTCCTCAAATTCGGATTGAGTATATTCGGTACGGTTGGCGTTTGGTTTTTCAAACACATACAATCCAGGGTTAATCCGTACTTTCTCGATGTGTTTGGCAACTTCTAAAGCAATTTTCATGCCATTGTGATGTACATCAGCCACAATGGGTACATCTTGGTAAGTTGTAATGATTTTTTGCTTAATTTCTGCCAATGCTACAGCGTGAGCGAGGCTAGGCACTGTGACACGAACGATTTCGCAGCCGACTTCGTGCAAGCGACGAATTGCGGCGACAGAACCATCAATATCCAGAGTGTCTTCGTTAATCATTGACTGCACCACCACAGGGTGTCCGCCGCCGATGGTGACATTGCCTACTTTGACTGGCCGAGTTTTACGCCGTTTGATTGTAGTATCAAAGGTGGGTTGACTAGATGTGGTGTTTGAGCTTGTAGGTGTAGGCAGAGTTTGCATAACTCATTCAGTAAATTTTTGTAGCTAAAATATTCAGACTAAACAATCCTGTCTCTCAGAGTGCCACAATGGGGGCTTTTTTTGGCAACGGGATGGGAAAAAAGCAGATGACGATCGCCATACATCATCATATATAGCAGGTGATAGGTGACAGGTGATAGAGATAAAATGAAGAGCGATCGCATCATCACGGCGATCGCTCTTCATTTTTACTATTTTAGTTCTGTGCTTAATTCGGCTTAAATAGCTGCCAAGCTATCAGTAAAATCAGCACAATCAAAAACAAATAAACAATTAGGTCGGTTTTATCATATCTAGTCTTAGTTTGGGTTTGACGCTGATTGTTGTTAGCTCTGCTATTATTTGTGTCTGGTCTTGGTTGCGGTGTGATTGGAATAACAGGTTTAACTTGTTCTGCAACTGGAAGATTATTGGTTTCTGGCGGTGATGGTGGTGTCACTGGTTGAACAGGTTTGATTTGTTCTGCTACAGGAAGATTATTAGTTTCTGGCGGTGATGGTGGTGTCACTGGTTGAACAGGTATGACTTGTTCCGCTACAGGAAGATTATTAGTTTCTGGCGGTGGTGGTGGTATGACTGGTTCCGCTACAGGAAGATTATTGG includes these proteins:
- the ispG gene encoding (E)-4-hydroxy-3-methylbut-2-enyl-diphosphate synthase — translated: MQTLPTPTSSNTTSSQPTFDTTIKRRKTRPVKVGNVTIGGGHPVVVQSMINEDTLDIDGSVAAIRRLHEVGCEIVRVTVPSLAHAVALAEIKQKIITTYQDVPIVADVHHNGMKIALEVAKHIEKVRINPGLYVFEKPNANRTEYTQSEFEEIGDKIRETLEPLVVSLRDQGKAMRIGVNHGSLAERMLFTYGDTPEGMVESALEFIRICESLDFRNLVVSMKASRVPVMVAAYRLLAKRMDELGMDYPLHLGVTEAGDGEYGRIKSTAGIATLLADGIGDTIRVSLTEAPENEIPVCYSILQALGLRKTMVEYVACPSCGRTLFNLEEVLHKVREATKHLTGLDIAVMGCIVNGPGEMADADYGYVGKTPGYISLYRGREEIKKVPEDQGVEELINLIKADGRWVDP